In Pseudomonas sp. MM213, a genomic segment contains:
- the gatA gene encoding Asp-tRNA(Asn)/Glu-tRNA(Gln) amidotransferase subunit GatA — MHQLTLAEIARGLADKKFSSEELTKVLLARIAQLDPQLNSFISLTEDLALQQAKAADARRANGESGALLGAPIAHKDLFCTQGVRTSCGSKMLDNFKAPYDATVVAKLAAAGAVTLGKTNMDEFAMGSANESSYYGAVKNPWNLEHVPGGSSGGSAAAVAARLLPAATATDTGGSIRQPAAFTNLTGLKPTYGRVSRWGMIAYASSLDQGGPLARTAEDCAILLQGMAGFDSNDSTSIDEPVPDYSASLNDSLKGLRIGVPKEYFSAGLDPRIAELIQNSIKELEKLGAVIKEISLPNMQHAIPAYYVIAPAEASSNLSRFDGVRFGYRCEDPKNLEDLYKRSRGEGFGAEVQRRIMVGAYALSAGYYDAYYLKAQKIRRLVKNDFMAAFNEVDIILGPTTPNPAWKLGAKSSDPVAAYLEDVYTITANLAGLPGLSMPAGFVDGLPVGVQLLAPYFQEGRLLNVAHQYQLNTDWHTRTPTGF; from the coding sequence ATGCATCAATTGACTCTGGCCGAGATCGCCCGCGGACTCGCCGATAAAAAGTTTTCTTCCGAAGAGCTGACCAAAGTCCTGCTGGCGCGCATCGCCCAGCTCGATCCACAGCTCAACAGTTTCATCAGCCTCACCGAAGACCTGGCGCTCCAGCAGGCGAAAGCCGCTGACGCACGCCGTGCCAATGGTGAGAGCGGCGCCCTGCTCGGCGCGCCGATCGCCCATAAAGACCTGTTCTGCACCCAGGGCGTGCGCACCAGCTGCGGCTCGAAGATGCTCGACAACTTCAAGGCACCGTATGACGCCACCGTCGTCGCCAAACTGGCAGCCGCCGGCGCGGTGACCCTGGGCAAGACCAACATGGACGAATTCGCCATGGGTTCGGCCAACGAGTCGAGCTACTACGGCGCGGTGAAAAACCCGTGGAACCTGGAACACGTGCCGGGCGGTTCGTCGGGTGGTTCGGCGGCGGCCGTTGCCGCTCGTCTGTTGCCAGCCGCGACCGCCACCGACACCGGCGGCTCGATCCGCCAGCCGGCCGCGTTCACCAACCTCACCGGCCTGAAACCGACCTACGGTCGCGTTTCGCGCTGGGGCATGATCGCTTACGCGTCCAGCCTCGATCAGGGCGGCCCGTTGGCGCGCACTGCCGAAGACTGCGCGATCCTGCTGCAAGGCATGGCCGGTTTCGACAGCAATGACTCCACCAGCATCGACGAGCCCGTGCCGGATTACAGCGCCAGCCTCAACGACTCGTTGAAAGGCCTGCGCATCGGTGTGCCGAAGGAATACTTCAGCGCCGGTCTCGACCCGCGTATCGCCGAGTTGATCCAGAACAGCATCAAGGAGCTGGAAAAGCTCGGTGCCGTGATCAAGGAAATCAGCCTGCCGAACATGCAGCACGCGATTCCTGCGTACTACGTGATCGCCCCGGCAGAAGCGTCTTCCAACCTGTCGCGTTTCGACGGCGTGCGTTTCGGCTATCGCTGCGAAGACCCGAAAAACCTGGAAGACCTGTACAAGCGTTCCCGTGGCGAAGGTTTCGGTGCAGAAGTGCAGCGCCGGATCATGGTCGGCGCCTACGCGCTGTCGGCCGGCTACTACGACGCCTACTACCTGAAGGCGCAGAAGATTCGTCGTTTGGTGAAGAACGACTTCATGGCGGCTTTCAATGAAGTCGACATCATCCTCGGCCCAACCACGCCGAACCCGGCCTGGAAGCTTGGCGCCAAGAGCAGCGACCCGGTCGCCGCCTACCTGGAAGACGTCTACACCATCACCGCCAACCTCGCCGGCCTGCCGGGCTTGTCCATGCCCGCCGGTTTCGTCGATGGCCTGCCGGTCGGCGTGCAACTGCTCGCCCCGTATTTCCAGGAAGGTCGCCTGTTGAACGTTGCCCATCAGTATCAGTTGAACACTGACTGGCACACCCGCACCCCAACCGGCTTCTGA
- the gatC gene encoding Asp-tRNA(Asn)/Glu-tRNA(Gln) amidotransferase subunit GatC, whose translation MTLERSDVEKIAHLACLGLNDADLPHITSALNSILGLVDEMQAVNTDGIEPLAHPLEASQRLRADVVTETNHREAYQSIAPAVENGLYLVPKVID comes from the coding sequence ATGACGCTTGAACGCTCCGACGTGGAAAAAATCGCTCATCTGGCCTGTCTGGGCCTCAATGATGCCGATCTTCCACACATCACTTCGGCCCTGAACAGCATTCTGGGACTGGTCGACGAAATGCAGGCGGTCAATACCGACGGTATCGAGCCGCTCGCCCACCCACTGGAAGCCAGCCAGCGCCTGCGTGCAGACGTCGTGACCGAGACCAATCATCGCGAGGCCTATCAGTCCATCGCACCAGCGGTCGAAAACGGCCTGTACCTGGTTCCGAAAGTCATCGACTAA
- the mreB gene encoding rod shape-determining protein MreB: MFKKLRGMFSSDLSIDLGTANTLIYVRERGIVLNEPSVVAIRTHGNQKSVVAVGTEAKRMLGRTPGNIAAIRPMKDGVIADFSVCEKMLQYFINKVHENSFLQPSPRVLICVPCKSTQVERRAIRESALGAGAREVFLIEEPMAAAIGAGLPVEEARGSMVVDIGGGTTEIALISLNGVVYAESVRVGGDRFDEAIITYVRRNYGSLIGESTAERIKQEIGTAYPGGEVREVDVRGRNLAEGVPRAFTLNSNEVLEALQESLATIVQAVKSALEQSPPELASDIAERGLVLTGGGALLRDLDKLLAQETGLPVIVAEDPLTCVARGGGRALEMMDKHTMDLLSSE, translated from the coding sequence ATGTTCAAGAAACTGCGTGGCATGTTTTCCAGCGATCTTTCCATTGACCTGGGCACTGCCAACACCCTTATTTACGTGCGCGAGCGCGGAATCGTCCTGAATGAGCCATCGGTTGTGGCTATTCGGACACACGGTAACCAGAAAAGTGTCGTTGCTGTCGGCACCGAGGCCAAGCGCATGCTCGGCCGTACGCCGGGCAACATTGCCGCCATTCGTCCGATGAAGGATGGCGTCATTGCCGACTTCAGCGTCTGCGAAAAGATGCTGCAATACTTTATCAACAAGGTTCACGAAAACAGCTTCCTGCAGCCTAGCCCTCGTGTGCTGATCTGCGTTCCGTGCAAATCCACTCAGGTTGAGCGTCGTGCCATCCGTGAGTCGGCCCTTGGTGCCGGCGCACGTGAAGTGTTCCTGATCGAAGAGCCGATGGCGGCTGCGATCGGTGCCGGCCTGCCGGTTGAAGAAGCACGCGGTTCGATGGTGGTCGATATCGGTGGTGGTACCACTGAAATCGCACTGATCTCCCTGAACGGTGTGGTTTACGCCGAATCCGTACGGGTTGGCGGCGACCGCTTCGACGAAGCGATCATCACCTACGTGCGTCGCAACTACGGCAGCCTGATCGGCGAATCCACCGCCGAGCGCATCAAGCAGGAAATCGGTACTGCCTACCCGGGCGGCGAAGTTCGCGAAGTCGACGTTCGCGGCCGTAACCTGGCCGAAGGCGTTCCACGCGCATTCACCCTGAACTCCAATGAAGTGCTGGAAGCTCTGCAAGAGTCCCTGGCCACTATCGTTCAGGCTGTTAAAAGCGCACTGGAGCAATCGCCTCCGGAGCTGGCTTCCGATATCGCCGAGCGTGGCCTGGTACTGACCGGTGGTGGCGCCTTGCTGCGTGATCTCGACAAGTTGCTGGCCCAGGAAACCGGTCTGCCGGTGATCGTTGCCGAAGACCCGCTGACCTGCGTTGCTCGCGGCGGTGGCCGCGCATTGGAAATGATGGATAAACACACCATGGATCTGCTGTCGAGCGAGTGA
- the mreC gene encoding rod shape-determining protein MreC yields the protein MLVVLSVALMVVDARFTLLKPVRSQMSLVLMQSYWITDLPQRLWQGVASQFGSRTELVAENEKLKTENLLLQGRMQKLAALTEQNVRLRELLNSSALVNEKVEVAELIGMDPNPFTHRIIINKGERDGVVLGQPVLDARGLMGQVVELMPYTSRVLLLTDTTHSIPVQVNRNGLRAIASGTGNPERLELRHVADTADIKEGDLLVSSGLGQRFPAGYPVATVKEVIHDSGQPFAIVRAVPTAALNRSRYLLLVFSDTRTPEERANDAAQAQENLDAQGGGPIIPATVPKPAAVIAPAAAAVPATSPAVTPAKPAATTPVKPAAAHPAAAKPPATAPAAKPPATQPAVVKPAAKPPVSAPATTGGRE from the coding sequence GTGCTGGTCGTGCTATCGGTCGCGCTGATGGTGGTCGATGCCCGCTTCACACTGCTCAAGCCAGTGCGTAGCCAGATGTCGCTGGTGCTGATGCAGTCTTACTGGATCACCGACCTGCCGCAGCGGCTATGGCAAGGTGTGGCCAGCCAGTTTGGCAGCCGTACCGAGCTGGTCGCCGAAAACGAAAAACTCAAGACCGAAAACCTGCTGCTGCAGGGTCGCATGCAAAAGCTTGCCGCCCTCACCGAGCAGAACGTTCGGCTGCGCGAGTTGCTCAATTCCTCCGCGCTGGTCAACGAGAAGGTCGAAGTGGCCGAGTTGATCGGCATGGACCCCAACCCCTTCACCCATCGCATCATCATCAATAAAGGTGAGCGCGACGGTGTGGTCCTCGGTCAGCCGGTGCTCGATGCCCGTGGCCTGATGGGCCAGGTGGTCGAGTTGATGCCGTACACCTCCCGTGTGCTGTTGCTCACCGACACCACCCACAGCATCCCGGTGCAAGTGAACCGTAACGGACTGCGAGCGATTGCCAGCGGCACCGGCAACCCGGAACGTCTGGAACTGCGTCACGTGGCCGACACGGCGGATATCAAGGAAGGCGACTTGCTGGTCAGCTCCGGTCTCGGCCAGCGATTCCCGGCGGGTTACCCGGTGGCGACGGTCAAGGAAGTGATTCACGATTCCGGCCAGCCATTTGCCATTGTCCGCGCCGTGCCGACCGCTGCCTTGAACCGTAGCCGTTACCTGTTGCTGGTGTTCAGCGATACGCGTACACCGGAAGAGCGTGCAAACGACGCCGCTCAGGCCCAGGAAAACCTCGATGCGCAAGGCGGCGGGCCAATCATTCCCGCCACCGTGCCGAAACCTGCTGCGGTGATTGCACCTGCTGCTGCCGCCGTTCCAGCGACTTCACCTGCTGTGACCCCGGCCAAGCCTGCTGCCACAACCCCGGTCAAACCCGCTGCCGCACACCCTGCCGCCGCCAAGCCGCCCGCGACTGCACCCGCCGCCAAACCACCGGCGACACAACCCGCTGTCGTGAAGCCCGCTGCCAAACCGCCTGTCTCTGCACCGGCTACCACTGGGGGAAGAGAATAA